A window of Deinococcus arcticus genomic DNA:
GGCGTTACGTGCAACAGGATGCAGCGGGCACATTGTATTTCGTCGGCCAGCCAACAGGCCGGCCACGTAAATTGGCACCTGAGCTTGAGCTGCAGGTATTGGCCCAGTTCGACGCTGATCCTGTCGCCTCACTCCGCGAGCACGCGCGTCGCCTGACCGAAGAGACGGGTGTGGAAATCTCGTACCGAACGATCGGCCGGATTCTAAAGCGGCACGAAATGACGTACCAACGAGGTAGAGGGTGGACGCGCCCTGCCCCTGACCAGACGTCGACGCCAGAAAAATAA
This region includes:
- a CDS encoding helix-turn-helix domain-containing protein gives rise to the protein MRDFEDGRTYSRWLRGTVVEDVQKGMPIHQVAQYWGVHRNTVRRYVQQDAAGTLYFVGQPTGRPRKLAPELELQVLAQFDADPVASLREHARRLTEETGVEISYRTIGRILKRHEMTYQRGRGWTRPAPDQTSTPEK